The following proteins are encoded in a genomic region of Leptospira fainei serovar Hurstbridge str. BUT 6:
- a CDS encoding acyl-CoA dehydrogenase family protein, which translates to MDFALSDDQRALRDLARDFSKNEIRPKAEHHDKTGEYPLQILKKAWEIGLMNIHIPEKYNGAGMKELDDVIIGEELFWGCSAMATAILANNLALAPVLIGASDEVLKKWVQPMTEQFQLCAYAVTEPGAGSDVAGIRTTARKVGDEYIINGSKMWITNAGYADWFFVLTKTDPAAGHKGITGFIVSSKTPGVIIGKKELNMGQKCSDTRGITFEEVKVHKSQMIGSEGEGFKIAMGAFDHTRPGVAIGAVGVARAAMEHALEYAKTRAAFGKPIIENQSISFMIAEMARDIEAGRLLCYQAAWLIDQGFRNTYQASIAKVFCADSCMRITTDAVQVLGGYGFNSEYPVEKLMRDAKIFQIYEGTSQIQRLIISRYLSEGKGIEGPNL; encoded by the coding sequence ATGGATTTTGCACTATCGGACGATCAGAGAGCTCTTCGGGATTTAGCCCGCGACTTTTCTAAAAATGAAATTCGCCCCAAAGCCGAGCATCATGATAAAACTGGGGAGTATCCCCTACAAATTTTAAAAAAGGCCTGGGAAATCGGCCTAATGAACATTCATATCCCCGAAAAATACAACGGGGCCGGAATGAAAGAACTAGACGATGTAATCATCGGAGAAGAACTTTTCTGGGGCTGTTCGGCGATGGCAACGGCCATTTTAGCAAACAATCTAGCTTTGGCTCCGGTTCTAATCGGAGCCAGCGACGAGGTTCTCAAAAAATGGGTTCAGCCGATGACCGAGCAATTCCAACTTTGCGCTTATGCAGTGACTGAACCAGGTGCCGGTTCCGACGTCGCCGGAATTAGAACAACGGCCAGAAAAGTAGGCGACGAATATATTATTAACGGTTCCAAAATGTGGATCACCAACGCAGGTTATGCGGATTGGTTTTTTGTATTAACCAAAACGGATCCGGCTGCGGGACATAAGGGAATCACCGGATTTATCGTAAGTTCCAAGACCCCCGGCGTAATCATAGGTAAGAAAGAACTCAATATGGGGCAAAAATGTTCCGACACGCGTGGAATCACTTTCGAGGAAGTGAAAGTTCATAAAAGCCAAATGATCGGAAGCGAAGGCGAAGGATTCAAAATCGCGATGGGCGCCTTTGACCATACTCGTCCGGGAGTCGCAATCGGAGCGGTCGGAGTTGCCAGAGCCGCCATGGAACATGCCCTCGAATATGCGAAAACTCGCGCGGCGTTCGGAAAACCGATTATTGAAAATCAATCGATTTCGTTTATGATCGCAGAGATGGCCCGCGATATCGAAGCCGGAAGACTTCTTTGTTACCAAGCCGCATGGTTGATAGACCAAGGGTTTAGAAATACTTATCAGGCATCCATCGCCAAGGTATTTTGCGCCGATTCTTGCATGAGAATTACGACGGATGCAGTTCAGGTATTGGGTGGATACGGATTTAATTCTGAATACCCGGTGGAAAAATTGATGCGGGATGCTAAGATTTTCCAAATATACGAAGGAACTTCGCAAATTCAGCGCTTGATCATTTCCCGTTACTTATCCGAAGGAAAGGGAATCGAAGGACCGAACCTCTGA
- a CDS encoding anthranilate synthase component II gives MILLIDNYDSFTYNLYQYFCQIGNQVEVFRNDKIDLIRISELNPKGIVLSPGPGRPEDSGVCLDVLKELSGKVPILGVCLGHQAIGLVYGGKIVNAPSIMHGKVSLIEHDGLDIYSGIPSPFLATRYHSLVIQPESLPKELEVSSKTQDGVIMGVRHKTKANLFGVQFHPESIMTQNGLDIVRNFSRIVAET, from the coding sequence ATGATATTACTCATCGATAACTACGACTCCTTTACCTATAATCTATATCAGTATTTTTGCCAAATTGGAAATCAGGTCGAAGTCTTTAGAAATGATAAAATAGATTTAATTCGTATTTCGGAATTGAATCCTAAAGGAATCGTATTGAGCCCCGGCCCTGGACGCCCCGAAGATTCCGGAGTGTGCTTGGATGTTCTAAAAGAATTGAGCGGGAAGGTTCCGATATTAGGCGTATGTCTAGGTCACCAGGCAATCGGACTGGTTTACGGTGGTAAAATCGTCAACGCTCCGAGTATTATGCACGGTAAAGTCAGCCTAATCGAACACGACGGTTTGGATATTTATAGCGGAATTCCTTCTCCGTTTTTAGCGACTCGATATCACTCGTTAGTCATTCAACCCGAAAGCCTTCCTAAGGAACTAGAAGTCTCGTCGAAGACTCAGGACGGAGTGATCATGGGAGTTCGACATAAAACGAAAGCGAATCTTTTCGGCGTACAATTTCATCCGGAATCGATCATGACCCAGAACGGATTGGATATCGTCAGAAATTTCTCCAGGATCGTCGCCGAAACCTAA
- a CDS encoding response regulator, with protein sequence MKPLILVVDDNDRYADNLIIYLENLKCEVLRAKDAAQGWELYTKHKAELSCVITDITMETQTSGLWLIRRIHKDGFTGIKVIATTGFDVFGVMAISRLVLPSFAGISFMVPKVPLKAGKVLMLPTGLTQESFEFSIQR encoded by the coding sequence TTGAAGCCTTTAATACTTGTAGTCGACGATAACGACCGATACGCAGATAATTTAATTATATATTTGGAAAATCTGAAATGCGAAGTTCTGCGCGCTAAAGACGCCGCCCAAGGATGGGAACTTTATACAAAGCATAAGGCCGAACTCTCCTGTGTGATTACTGACATCACGATGGAAACCCAAACCTCGGGCTTATGGTTAATCCGGCGAATTCATAAAGACGGTTTTACAGGAATTAAGGTAATTGCAACAACCGGTTTCGACGTCTTCGGAGTCATGGCGATAAGTCGATTAGTATTACCTAGCTTTGCCGGAATCAGCTTCATGGTTCCGAAAGTTCCCTTGAAAGCCGGAAAAGTCTTAATGCTTCCTACCGGCTTGACTCAAGAATCATTCGAATTCTCGATCCAAAGATAA
- a CDS encoding ABC transporter ATP-binding protein, which produces MKIFFRLMAYSVRYKYRFTLGILFALITAILNAVSLTAVIPLFDTMGADPNTRFQFELTKPEQDILLKERYQGYDSLDAVERVKKILIDAKQWSNGRTKYMEPKEVVWAVCLLILPVYGLKLISYLASVFCLATAGYRAVRDLRQELFEKNQILPLTFFFKEKTGLLMSRIINDVEVVAAVISSNFRDATINFFYVVTHLIVLLYLNTELLLIACAAVPVIILPVTLFTKKITKSTERLQEKMADLNANLQEMISGIKVIRIFHTEEFEKEKFKKINQNVYRRNFKGQYYLQVAPNLVELTSSLVVLGFFALGAKFIFSGTGASRFSTGDFMAFLLTLLFLLRPLTQLSQMVGKVSQSISAGRRIFEIVDLETEDHSEIAKVDSFTLQDSIRFKNVTFAYPGTSTEVLKDINLNVKVGETIAIVGASGCGKSTLMDLIPRFFDPSSGFIEFDGFNIKDLSLSDLRKKIGIVTQDIFLFHGSVMDNISYGRPGANRKDVIRAARLAHAHDFIKKMDRGYDSILGVRGLNLSGGQRQRLVIARALLRNPEIMILDEATSALDVESERLVSDALRRLFANRTTFVIAHRLSTIKDIPRIIVMDNGRIVEEGNHISLMDQNGIYRKLTDNQYAGAGILP; this is translated from the coding sequence ATGAAAATATTTTTTCGATTAATGGCCTATTCGGTACGATATAAGTATCGATTTACGCTAGGCATTCTTTTTGCTCTAATCACGGCTATCCTAAACGCCGTCTCTTTAACCGCAGTTATTCCCCTTTTCGATACAATGGGCGCCGACCCGAATACCCGTTTTCAATTCGAGCTGACAAAACCGGAGCAGGATATCCTTCTAAAAGAACGGTACCAAGGTTACGACAGTTTAGATGCCGTAGAACGGGTTAAGAAAATTCTAATCGACGCGAAGCAATGGTCAAACGGCCGAACCAAGTACATGGAACCTAAGGAAGTCGTTTGGGCGGTATGCTTACTCATACTTCCCGTCTACGGTTTGAAATTGATCTCATATCTCGCATCAGTCTTTTGTCTAGCAACTGCGGGTTATCGAGCCGTTCGGGATCTTCGCCAAGAACTTTTTGAAAAGAATCAAATCCTGCCTTTAACGTTTTTCTTTAAGGAAAAAACCGGACTCTTAATGAGCCGAATCATCAACGACGTCGAAGTCGTCGCCGCAGTCATCTCGTCGAATTTTCGAGATGCAACAATCAATTTCTTTTATGTAGTCACGCATTTGATCGTTCTATTGTATCTGAATACGGAACTTTTATTGATCGCGTGCGCGGCAGTCCCGGTTATCATCCTTCCCGTTACATTGTTCACGAAAAAAATCACCAAGTCGACGGAAAGGCTCCAGGAAAAAATGGCGGATCTAAACGCTAATTTGCAAGAAATGATTTCCGGAATTAAAGTAATTCGCATATTCCATACGGAAGAATTCGAGAAGGAAAAATTCAAAAAAATAAACCAGAACGTTTATCGACGCAATTTCAAAGGACAATATTACCTTCAAGTCGCTCCCAATTTGGTCGAACTTACCTCTTCGTTAGTCGTTCTCGGTTTCTTTGCATTAGGAGCTAAGTTCATCTTTTCCGGGACCGGAGCGTCCCGATTTTCTACCGGCGATTTCATGGCCTTTCTCTTAACATTACTGTTCCTGCTTAGACCATTAACTCAGCTCTCTCAAATGGTGGGAAAAGTATCGCAATCGATTTCGGCAGGGAGACGCATCTTCGAAATCGTAGATTTAGAAACTGAAGATCATAGTGAAATCGCGAAAGTGGATTCGTTTACGCTACAGGATTCCATACGATTCAAGAATGTGACGTTCGCGTATCCGGGAACAAGTACCGAGGTATTAAAAGACATTAATTTGAACGTAAAAGTCGGAGAAACGATCGCCATTGTCGGAGCAAGCGGCTGCGGGAAATCCACCTTAATGGACTTGATCCCAAGATTTTTCGACCCTAGCTCCGGCTTTATAGAATTCGACGGTTTCAATATCAAAGATCTCTCCTTATCCGATTTGCGTAAAAAAATAGGCATCGTAACGCAAGATATCTTTCTTTTCCACGGAAGTGTGATGGACAATATTTCCTACGGAAGACCAGGCGCGAATCGTAAAGATGTGATCCGAGCCGCTCGATTGGCCCACGCGCACGATTTTATCAAAAAAATGGATCGCGGATATGATAGCATCTTAGGAGTCCGAGGCTTAAATTTATCCGGTGGACAACGTCAACGTCTCGTTATAGCAAGAGCCTTGTTACGAAACCCGGAAATCATGATTTTAGACGAAGCGACCTCGGCGTTAGATGTCGAGTCGGAACGTTTGGTAAGCGACGCGCTCCGTCGATTATTCGCCAATCGAACCACATTCGTAATTGCCCATCGTTTATCTACGATCAAGGATATACCCAGAATCATAGTCATGGACAATGGCCGTATAGTCGAAGAGGGAAATCATATTTCGCTAATGGATCAAAACGGAATCTATCGTAAACTGACCGATAACCAATATGCAGGAGCGGGAATTTTACCTTGA
- the trpE gene encoding anthranilate synthase component I → METPVSLFAKWGGTEAKHSFLLESVEGGENVGRNSFLGKEPYRLIYGKNGLFYISKRNEPETEIITYDPLFLLEYSMGDDVYVPDHRLPSFQGGAVGFLSYSCVRYYENIPDTKPEDEPSPDAYFALYDEVLVVDHVDRLLRIVVNARLSDFEDPKACYEATLARIDAIEKDLREGEVPGWVKHPLQTTETLEYRPNIPDEDYKKAVQKAKEYIYAGDIFQVVPSRKLEFRPGVPPFQVYRGLRTVNPSPYMYFLKLDDISVVGSSPEIMVKCKDRKTYLRPIAGTRPRGATPELDKALEENLLSDPKEIAEHIMLVDLGRNDLGRVCEPGSVRVEDFKIIERYSHVMHIVSQCFGKLGSNKTVYDLLRATLPAGTVSGAPKIRAMEIIDELERTRRGIYSGALGYISYGGDTDMAIVIRTISFYGEKAFIQAGGGVVYDSSPEGELEETKNKMAALLRAVDFARNGLKGEWNR, encoded by the coding sequence CTGGAAACTCCGGTCTCCTTATTTGCAAAATGGGGAGGAACCGAGGCCAAACATTCCTTTCTTCTCGAATCCGTTGAAGGCGGCGAAAATGTCGGTCGGAATTCCTTTTTAGGTAAGGAACCATATCGCCTCATTTACGGTAAGAACGGCCTTTTTTATATCTCGAAACGAAACGAGCCGGAGACGGAGATCATCACCTACGATCCGTTGTTTCTTTTGGAATATTCTATGGGAGACGACGTATATGTGCCGGATCATCGTCTTCCATCTTTCCAAGGCGGGGCAGTAGGATTTCTCTCCTATTCCTGCGTCCGCTATTATGAAAACATACCGGATACGAAGCCGGAAGACGAGCCGTCACCCGATGCCTACTTTGCACTGTATGACGAAGTTTTGGTAGTGGATCATGTGGATCGATTGCTAAGAATCGTAGTTAACGCCAGACTTTCCGACTTTGAAGATCCAAAAGCTTGTTACGAAGCCACTCTCGCAAGAATCGATGCGATCGAAAAAGACCTCCGTGAGGGGGAAGTCCCCGGCTGGGTCAAACATCCTCTGCAAACGACTGAAACTTTAGAATATCGCCCGAATATTCCCGACGAAGATTACAAAAAAGCGGTCCAAAAAGCGAAAGAATACATTTACGCAGGCGATATTTTTCAGGTCGTTCCTTCCAGAAAATTGGAGTTTCGTCCGGGAGTTCCTCCTTTCCAAGTATATCGAGGGCTAAGAACCGTGAATCCGAGTCCATATATGTACTTTCTCAAACTGGACGATATTTCCGTCGTAGGATCTTCTCCGGAAATCATGGTCAAATGCAAAGATAGAAAAACATATCTGCGGCCGATTGCCGGAACCCGTCCTCGCGGGGCCACTCCCGAACTTGACAAAGCTTTAGAAGAGAATCTTCTTTCTGATCCCAAGGAAATTGCCGAACATATTATGCTGGTCGATCTGGGAAGAAATGATCTAGGAAGAGTTTGCGAACCTGGATCCGTTCGTGTGGAAGATTTTAAAATCATCGAGCGCTATTCGCATGTCATGCATATCGTAAGTCAATGCTTCGGAAAGTTGGGATCAAATAAGACGGTATACGATCTTCTGCGGGCCACCTTGCCTGCCGGTACCGTTTCGGGAGCTCCTAAAATTCGCGCGATGGAGATTATCGACGAGCTGGAGAGAACCCGGCGAGGAATTTATTCGGGCGCATTGGGCTATATCTCTTATGGAGGCGATACGGATATGGCAATCGTCATCCGGACGATTTCGTTCTATGGAGAAAAAGCGTTCATTCAAGCCGGAGGAGGAGTGGTTTATGATTCTTCTCCGGAAGGCGAGCTAGAAGAAACAAAGAATAAAATGGCGGCCCTGTTACGCGCGGTCGATTTTGCACGTAACGGACTTAAAGGAGAATGGAATAGATGA
- a CDS encoding CocE/NonD family hydrolase codes for MRIGYRTFVMRICITSLACVAGFSSCKNESGNSSGQNAAFLAALIPGVSQQAQNSASINGVSASSFSASDTASQINAAFAQQNDGSFIFDDSIKVTAQDGVVLTANIFKPVNPPAGMKYPAVVFVNSWALNKYEYLVPAAILAKKGYVVLSYNTRGFGTSGGLINTAGPLDRQDLSSILDWLLANAPVDPANIGIGGISYGAGISLIGVSEEPRIKTAVAMSGWGDLKRSLYGNSTPRIVWGLLLIGSGYFLGHMDPIIAQYFQNLIDQTNIAAVSAWAQDRSPDNFIAQLNAAGKPIYMSNNFEDDLFNPNEILDYYAQLTVPKKLDLNEGIHASAEIPGILGLSNYVWSNAYDWFDYWLKGVNNGIMSKPQVSFQKKFNGARVTLPSWPSPTVSQKTYYLKPRGLFTDGQISTTQNTSNANTVILSGADTLATSGVPIISDILAAHLDVPVTAPVGLISRINGIVYQSDTLASAIKIRGKIFWNGTVSSSLGKANVNVYFYDLDTSGIGTLITHGTGTIFDAASGETRNLSIDLNAVAYDLPAGHKIAIALDTYDPLYSVPTLLIYALSVKHSASQQSTLVIQSE; via the coding sequence ATGAGAATTGGATATCGAACATTTGTTATGCGAATTTGCATAACATCCCTTGCTTGCGTTGCCGGCTTTTCTTCCTGCAAAAATGAGTCAGGGAATTCATCAGGGCAAAATGCGGCTTTCTTGGCTGCACTAATTCCTGGCGTTTCCCAACAGGCTCAGAACTCGGCGTCCATTAACGGAGTGTCAGCGTCTTCGTTTAGCGCGAGTGATACCGCCTCCCAAATCAACGCTGCATTCGCACAACAAAACGACGGAAGTTTCATCTTCGACGATTCCATTAAGGTAACTGCCCAAGATGGAGTAGTTCTTACTGCGAATATTTTTAAACCTGTGAATCCTCCCGCCGGTATGAAATATCCTGCGGTCGTTTTTGTAAACAGTTGGGCGCTTAATAAATACGAGTATTTAGTTCCTGCAGCGATACTCGCCAAAAAAGGTTACGTTGTCCTCAGCTATAATACTAGAGGATTTGGAACTTCCGGCGGATTAATTAATACTGCAGGCCCGTTAGACCGTCAGGATTTAAGCTCGATTTTGGATTGGCTTTTGGCCAACGCGCCGGTCGATCCGGCAAACATCGGAATCGGAGGAATATCTTACGGCGCTGGAATTTCCCTGATCGGTGTAAGTGAAGAGCCGCGTATTAAAACCGCAGTAGCTATGAGCGGTTGGGGAGATCTAAAACGTTCCCTTTATGGAAACAGTACTCCGCGCATAGTTTGGGGGCTCCTGTTAATCGGTTCGGGATATTTCCTAGGACATATGGATCCGATCATCGCTCAATACTTCCAAAACCTAATCGATCAAACGAATATTGCCGCAGTGAGCGCCTGGGCACAAGACAGATCTCCGGACAATTTCATAGCTCAGCTTAATGCTGCCGGAAAGCCGATATATATGTCCAACAACTTCGAGGACGATCTCTTTAACCCGAATGAGATTTTGGATTACTACGCTCAACTAACGGTTCCTAAGAAATTGGACCTGAACGAAGGAATTCATGCCTCGGCCGAAATTCCAGGAATACTCGGACTGTCTAACTACGTTTGGAGCAATGCGTATGATTGGTTCGATTATTGGCTCAAGGGAGTAAATAATGGAATTATGAGCAAGCCTCAAGTGAGTTTCCAAAAGAAATTTAACGGGGCTCGAGTCACCCTTCCTTCTTGGCCTTCGCCGACGGTAAGTCAAAAAACGTACTATCTAAAGCCGAGAGGACTTTTTACGGACGGACAGATCTCTACGACCCAAAATACGTCGAACGCGAATACCGTGATTCTATCCGGTGCGGACACTCTGGCGACTAGCGGAGTTCCGATAATTTCGGATATCCTCGCTGCTCATCTCGACGTACCGGTCACGGCTCCGGTAGGTTTAATCAGCCGAATCAACGGAATCGTTTATCAGTCGGATACGTTGGCCAGCGCGATAAAAATTCGCGGTAAGATTTTCTGGAACGGAACGGTTTCTTCTTCTTTGGGAAAGGCAAACGTAAACGTTTACTTTTACGATCTGGATACTTCCGGAATCGGAACCTTGATCACCCACGGAACAGGGACGATCTTTGACGCAGCATCGGGAGAAACTAGGAACCTATCGATCGACCTAAATGCAGTCGCTTACGATTTACCTGCCGGTCACAAAATAGCGATCGCTTTGGACACTTACGATCCCTTGTATTCCGTTCCGACCTTGCTTATCTACGCTCTGAGCGTAAAACATAGCGCAAGCCAACAATCGACTCTGGTAATTCAATCGGAGTAA
- a CDS encoding helix-turn-helix domain-containing protein — protein MIPFLQEIVFFGALFCLLLGIGALLRPERTITFKILFLLSFGVSVQFFYVYFLLKEIYFEPSFLNHLHIPFAWILGPGMYSLFSVTVQEYTSSKSEIRFYLPGILLLLGFPLAYLISPELFISRPIDYFKEGKHSWLDILLISAYIGNLLYYLTVVWQTRTLFRLEHLKTEAGARILFYIILGSGSVTTILIASYIIRDLDLLFIATIATIFYAVIGYLAQLSFPQIFHEIGPSVREAYRNSRLEGVDLHDLGTRLSDLMKHEKLYLDEELTLSSLSIKLDVKPYQLSEYLNQHRKTNFSRFVNGFRVEEAILLLKRENGANILSVAYRSGFNSKATFNLAFKSVTGVSPRDYIRSLKNS, from the coding sequence GTGATTCCTTTTCTCCAGGAAATAGTTTTCTTCGGAGCACTCTTTTGCCTACTTCTTGGAATAGGCGCCTTGCTCCGACCTGAACGAACCATTACTTTCAAAATTCTTTTTTTACTTTCTTTCGGTGTCTCCGTACAATTCTTCTATGTCTATTTTCTCTTAAAGGAGATTTATTTCGAACCTTCGTTTTTAAATCATCTTCATATTCCTTTCGCTTGGATCCTAGGGCCGGGAATGTATAGCTTATTCTCAGTAACGGTTCAGGAATACACTTCGTCTAAATCCGAAATACGTTTTTATCTCCCTGGTATTCTGCTTTTACTCGGATTCCCTCTTGCTTATCTTATATCGCCGGAGCTATTTATATCGAGACCGATCGATTATTTTAAAGAGGGAAAACATAGTTGGTTGGATATCCTACTAATTAGCGCCTATATAGGTAACCTACTATACTATCTAACCGTTGTATGGCAAACCCGCACCTTATTTCGACTCGAACATTTAAAAACGGAAGCAGGCGCAAGAATCTTATTCTATATCATCCTAGGGAGTGGAAGCGTAACGACGATCTTGATCGCGTCTTATATTATCCGGGATTTAGATCTTCTATTTATCGCGACCATAGCCACTATATTCTATGCGGTAATCGGATACCTTGCGCAATTGAGCTTTCCCCAAATTTTCCACGAAATCGGACCGTCCGTTCGAGAGGCATACCGAAATTCTAGATTAGAAGGAGTGGACTTACACGATTTAGGAACTCGCTTATCAGATTTGATGAAGCATGAAAAACTCTATTTGGATGAGGAATTAACACTTTCTTCCTTATCGATTAAATTAGACGTCAAACCATATCAACTATCGGAATATTTAAATCAGCATCGGAAAACCAATTTTTCCCGCTTTGTAAACGGATTCCGTGTGGAAGAAGCGATCCTGCTCCTAAAACGGGAAAATGGAGCCAATATTCTTTCCGTCGCTTACCGTTCCGGCTTTAATTCAAAAGCAACGTTCAACCTCGCCTTCAAATCCGTTACGGGAGTTTCACCTAGGGATTATATACGTAGCCTTAAGAATTCGTAA
- the cutA gene encoding divalent-cation tolerance protein CutA has protein sequence MEFRTIYITTKNEEEALKIGEALVAERLAACANIIPKMRSIYRWQGNIEKDEESILLLKTRSDLSGEVISRVKAMHSYTVPCIISWKIREGNAEYLEWIRTETIK, from the coding sequence ATGGAATTTCGGACGATTTATATCACCACTAAAAACGAAGAGGAAGCATTGAAGATCGGAGAGGCGTTGGTGGCGGAAAGACTCGCCGCCTGTGCGAATATCATCCCTAAAATGCGATCCATTTATAGATGGCAGGGAAATATCGAAAAGGACGAAGAATCCATATTACTCTTAAAGACTCGATCCGACTTATCCGGCGAGGTGATTTCAAGAGTTAAAGCGATGCACAGTTATACTGTTCCGTGCATTATTAGCTGGAAAATACGGGAAGGAAACGCGGAGTATTTGGAATGGATCCGGACGGAAACGATAAAATAA
- a CDS encoding patatin-like phospholipase family protein: protein MDRQTACFYHIPMAKSPTILIKKSFDALSLNSAFFGFFAHSGFVLGLKEIGFKPAKITGSSSGALIGSLIAAGIPPEEITRFILTLKKKDFWEGNVFSQFTKPFRKGLKKYSGFLSGKRIRDLLEPYIGGKNLKDFPTPIGLAVSNLTKGIRELKTEGNAIDLILASMTFPLLFEIPIIDGDEFLDGGVVDAEPIKELILDPSIKRIITHEIDNGKPSSSQPLLRAFDGSVSVISSETRELKDLIARKYGKKIIRVITKTPYLHPNKMAEGRLALELGRRSAHSHRNDILTNKGTK from the coding sequence ATGGACAGACAAACGGCTTGCTTCTACCACATTCCAATGGCCAAGTCCCCTACCATTCTCATCAAAAAATCCTTTGACGCTTTGTCCTTGAATTCGGCGTTTTTCGGTTTTTTTGCACATTCCGGTTTTGTCCTCGGCTTAAAGGAAATCGGCTTTAAACCCGCAAAAATAACCGGATCAAGTTCGGGAGCTTTAATCGGTTCGCTAATTGCAGCAGGAATTCCACCGGAAGAAATTACCCGATTTATCCTTACTTTAAAGAAAAAGGACTTCTGGGAAGGTAACGTATTTTCTCAATTTACAAAACCGTTTCGAAAGGGTTTGAAAAAATATTCCGGCTTTTTAAGCGGAAAGCGAATCCGGGATCTTTTAGAACCCTATATTGGGGGAAAAAACCTTAAGGACTTTCCCACTCCGATCGGTCTGGCGGTTTCGAATTTAACCAAAGGAATCCGGGAACTCAAGACGGAGGGAAATGCAATCGATCTAATTTTAGCCTCGATGACATTTCCTCTATTATTCGAAATTCCGATCATCGATGGGGATGAATTTCTGGACGGGGGCGTGGTCGACGCGGAACCGATCAAAGAACTAATTCTAGATCCCAGTATAAAACGAATCATTACCCACGAAATCGACAACGGGAAGCCTAGTTCCAGTCAGCCTTTGCTTCGGGCGTTCGACGGGTCCGTCAGCGTGATCAGTAGCGAAACGAGGGAATTAAAGGACCTAATCGCTCGAAAGTACGGAAAGAAAATCATTCGGGTAATCACTAAAACACCCTATCTTCATCCGAACAAAATGGCGGAAGGTCGGTTAGCGTTAGAATTAGGGAGACGATCCGCACATTCCCATCGAAACGATATTTTAACGAATAAAGGAACAAAATAA